The proteins below come from a single Sporichthyaceae bacterium genomic window:
- the ctaD gene encoding cytochrome c oxidase subunit I produces the protein MTITETRRVAAAPAPRKKSMGAAIVEWITTTDHKKIGYLYLITSFVFFLIAGVMAMLMRAELARPGTQFLSNDQYNQLFTMHGTIMLLFFATPLFVGFTNVIMPLQIGSPDVAFPRLNMFSYWLFLFGGSITMIGFITPGGAADFGWFAYTPLTNAVHSPNIGSDLWIMGLALAGFGTILGGVNFVTTILCMRAPGMTMFRMPIFTWNVLITSVLVLIAFPVLAGALLCLEADRKVGTHVFDASNGGALLWQHLFWFFGHPEVYIIALPFFGIVTEILPVFSRKPIFGYKGLVFATLSIGALSVTVWAHHMYVTGGVLLPFFAFMTFLIAVPTGVKFFNWVGTIWRGALTFDTPMLWSIGFLVTFLFGGLTGVILAVPPIDFQVSDSYFVVAHFHYVVFGTVVFAMFAGFYFWWPKMTGKMLDERLGKIHFWMLFFGFHTTFLVQHWLGAEGMARRYADYLSSDGYTTLNTISTIGAFVLGASTLPFLLNVILTAKRAPTVTSDDPWGWGRSLEWATTCPPPRHNFLSMPRIRSESPAFDLHHPELASAHDAPRRSTTLLDEIYGEPDLEGHDHSTEGHEHQ, from the coding sequence GTGACGATCACCGAAACCCGACGCGTCGCCGCTGCACCGGCCCCCCGCAAGAAGAGCATGGGGGCCGCGATTGTCGAGTGGATCACCACCACCGACCACAAGAAGATCGGCTACCTGTACCTGATCACCTCGTTCGTGTTCTTCCTGATCGCCGGCGTGATGGCGATGTTGATGCGCGCCGAGCTGGCCCGGCCGGGCACGCAGTTCCTGTCCAACGACCAGTACAACCAGCTGTTCACCATGCACGGCACGATCATGCTGTTGTTCTTCGCGACGCCGTTGTTCGTCGGCTTCACCAACGTGATCATGCCGCTGCAGATCGGCTCGCCGGACGTGGCCTTCCCGCGGCTGAACATGTTCAGCTACTGGCTGTTCCTGTTCGGTGGCTCGATCACCATGATCGGCTTCATCACCCCCGGGGGCGCCGCGGACTTCGGCTGGTTCGCCTACACCCCGCTTACCAACGCCGTGCACTCGCCGAACATCGGTTCCGATCTGTGGATCATGGGTCTCGCGCTGGCCGGCTTCGGCACCATCCTCGGTGGCGTCAACTTCGTCACCACCATCCTGTGCATGCGCGCGCCCGGCATGACGATGTTCCGGATGCCGATCTTCACCTGGAACGTGCTGATCACCTCGGTGCTGGTGCTGATCGCGTTCCCGGTGCTGGCCGGTGCACTGCTGTGCCTGGAGGCCGACCGCAAAGTCGGCACGCACGTGTTCGACGCGTCCAACGGCGGAGCCCTGCTCTGGCAACACTTGTTCTGGTTCTTCGGCCACCCCGAGGTGTACATCATCGCGTTGCCGTTCTTCGGGATCGTGACCGAGATCCTGCCGGTGTTCAGCCGCAAGCCGATCTTCGGCTACAAGGGCCTGGTCTTCGCGACGCTGTCCATCGGGGCGCTGTCGGTGACCGTGTGGGCGCACCACATGTACGTCACCGGTGGGGTGTTGCTGCCGTTCTTCGCGTTCATGACCTTCCTGATCGCGGTGCCCACTGGGGTGAAGTTCTTCAACTGGGTGGGCACGATCTGGCGCGGCGCGCTGACCTTCGACACCCCGATGCTGTGGTCGATCGGCTTCCTGGTCACCTTCCTGTTCGGTGGCCTGACCGGGGTCATCCTCGCGGTGCCGCCGATCGACTTCCAGGTCTCCGACTCCTACTTCGTGGTCGCGCACTTCCACTACGTGGTGTTCGGCACGGTCGTCTTCGCGATGTTCGCCGGGTTCTACTTCTGGTGGCCGAAGATGACCGGCAAGATGCTCGACGAGCGGCTGGGCAAGATCCACTTCTGGATGTTGTTCTTCGGCTTCCACACCACGTTCCTGGTGCAGCACTGGCTCGGCGCCGAGGGCATGGCCCGCCGGTACGCGGACTACCTGTCCTCGGACGGCTACACCACCCTGAACACGATCTCCACGATCGGTGCCTTCGTGCTCGGCGCCTCCACCTTGCCGTTCCTGCTCAACGTGATTCTCACCGCCAAGCGGGCGCCGACGGTCACCAGCGACGACCCGTGGGGCTGGGGCCGCTCCCTGGAGTGGGCCACCACCTGCCCGCCGCCCCGGCACAACTTCCTATCGATGCCGCGCATCCGCTCGGAGAGCCCGGCCTTCGACCTGCACCACCCGGAGTTGGCCAGCGCGCACGATGCGCCGCGCCGCTCCACCACCCTGCTCGACGAGATCTACGGCGAGCCGGATCTCGAGGGTCACGACCACAGCACCGAAGGGCACGAGCACCAGTGA